A stretch of Plodia interpunctella isolate USDA-ARS_2022_Savannah chromosome 15, ilPloInte3.2, whole genome shotgun sequence DNA encodes these proteins:
- the ATP8B gene encoding phospholipid-transporting ATPase ID isoform X6 encodes MCVDGSADMGKSSARTHGQDNERRIKANNREYNAQFRYANNYIKTSKYSIVTFLPLNLLEQFQRLANFYFLCLLVLQLIPAISSLTPITTAIPLIGVLSLTAIKDAYDDFQRHQNDSQVNHRRAKTLRNGKLVEEKWASVQVGDVIRLENDQFVAADILLLSSSEPNGLCYIETAELDGETNLKCRQCLPETAAMAQDDAQLGAFDGEIVCETPNNLLNKFEGTLSWREQHFSLDNDKILLRGCVLRNTSWCYGVVVFAGKDTKLMQNSGKTKFKRTSIDRLLNFLIIGIVFFLLSMCVFCTVACGIWEWLVGRYFTAYLPWDTLVPSSDPTMGAVVIAFLVFFSYAIVMNTVVPISLYVSVEVIRFAQSFLINWDEKMYYDKTGTAAKARTTTLNEELGQIQYIFSDKTGTLTQNIMTFNKCSIAGICYGDVVDEVTGETIELTEARGSRGAARRSAARARLLDAEHEQGRSTPGARKPTNGAHNTEPLDFSFNPEYEPEFKFFDSTLLEAVKRGDPEVHDFFRLLALCHTVMPEQKNGRLEYQAQSPDEAALVSAARNFGFVFRERSPNSITIEVMGNTEEYDLLCILDFNNVRKRMSVILRKDGEIRLYTKGADNVIYERLKSNQAEVKTRTQEHLNKFAGEGLRTLALAWRPLEERGFAEWKRRHQAAALALHDRDEQLDAIYEEIETDLMLMGVTAIEDKLQDGVPETISNLSMAGIKVWVLTGDKQETAINIGYSCQLLTDEMAEVFVIDGLLYDDVERQLAKCRDSIRVVNTFLPHDTRGVILNSGSNRCVYVSGADKTGPEANGDSRPSPVRANVKLNAPAVSVVTFRWGHNTIPHDSNEYVSGGGPYAESHEPTNDDTNGFAIVINGHSLVHCLHPKLEDRFLEVVLQCRSVICCRVTPLQKAMVVELIKKSRKAVTLAIGDGANDVSMIKAAHIGVGISGQEGMQAVLASDYSIAQFRFLQRLLLVHGRWSYYRMCKFLRYFFYKNFAFTVCHFWFAFFCGFSAQTVFDEMFISVYNLFYTSLPVLALGVFEQDVADSTALQFPKLYAPGHTSQLFNKAEFIKSTLHGCFTSLVLFLIPYGTYKDGLAPDGKVLSDHMLLGSVVATILIIDNTTQIALDTTYWTVFNHITIWGSLVSYFVLDYFYNYVIGGPYVGSLTVALTQPTFWFTAVLTMIILMVPVVSWRLAWSWTRPTLGERLRARQRRRAPAAAPRTPSARRARRSVRSGYAFAHQEGFGRLITSGKIMRRIPHADAALSALAALPGKFHARPPSPPPPSPPEPPPHAPLDAPRAPTQNLATVDL; translated from the exons ATGTGTGTCGATGGTTCGGCCGACATGGGAAAATCCTCGGCGCGAACACATGGCCAAG ACAATGAACGGAGAATCAAAGCTAACAACAGGGAGTACAACGCGCAGTTTCGCTACGCT AACAACTACATCAAAACATCGAAGTACTCCATCGTGACATTCCTGCCGCTGAATCTGCTCGAGCAGTTCCAGCGGCTGGCAAATTTCTACTTCCTGTGTTTGTTGGTGCTGCAGCTAATCCCGGCCATCTCGTCGCTCACGCCCATCACCACCGCCATCCCGCTCATAGGCGTGCTGTCGCTCACTGCCATCAAGGACGCGTACGACGACTTT CAACGACACCAGAACGACTCGCAAGTGAACCACCGTCGCGCGAAGACCCTGCGCAATGGCAAGCTGGTGGAGGAGAAGTGGGCGTCGGTGCAGGTCGGTGACGTCATCCGGCTGGAGAACGACCAGTTCGTGGCCGCGGATATCTTGCTGCTCAGCAGCTCAGAGCCCAACGGCTTGTGTTACATCGAGACTGCGGAGTTGGACGG GGAGACGAATTTGAAATGTCGTCAGTGCCTTCCCGAGACGGCCGCCATGGCTCAGGACGACGCACAACTGGGCGCCTTCGACGGCGAAATCGTCTGCGAGACGCCCAACAACCTACTTAATAAGTTTGAAG GGACGTTGAGCTGGCGCGAGCAGCATTTCTCGCTGGATAACGACAAGATTCTGCTGCGCGGCTGCGTGTTGCGCAACACCTCGTGGTGTTACGGCGTGGTGGTGTTCGCTGGGAAGGACACCAAGCTGATGCAGAACTCCGGCAAGACCAAGTTCAAACGCACCAGCATAGATAGGCtacttaattttcttattataggG ATAGTTTTCTTCCTCCTGTCAATGTGCGTATTCTGCACGGTGGCGTGCGGCATATGGGAGTGGCTGGTGGGGCGGTACTTCACCGCGTACCTGCCGTGGGACACGCTGGTGCCCAGCAGCGACCCCACCATGGGTGCCGTGGTCATCGCCTTCCTCGTCTTCTTCTCCTACGCCATCGTCATGAACACTGTCGTGCCTATATCGCTCTATGTGTCTGTTGAG gtaataaGATTCGCACAGAGTTTCTTAATAAATTGGGATGAGAAGATGTATTACGATAAAACTGGTACTGCGGCGAAGGCGCGGACAACAACGTTGAACGAGGAACTTG gGCAAATTCAGTACATATTCTCAGATAAAACGGGTACTCTGACACAAAACATAATGACGTTCAACAAGTGCTCGATTGCGGGCATATGTTACGGCGACGTCGTGGACGAAGTCACGGGCGAGACCATCGAACTCACAGAG GCGCGCGGCTCGCGCGGAGCGGCGCGGCGGAGCGCGGCCCGCGCGCGGCTGCTCGACGCCGAGCACGAGCAGGGCCGCAGCACGCCCGGGGCGCGCAAACCCACGAACGGAGCGCAT AACACAGAGCCTCTGGATTTCTCCTTCAACCCGGAGTACGAGCCTGAGTTCAAGTTCTTCGACTCGACTCTCCTGGAAGCGGTGAAGAGGGGGGATCCGGAAGTGCATGATTTTTTTCGTCTCCTCGCGCTTTGCCACACTGTCATGCCGGAACAGAAGAACGGGCGGTTAGAATACCAG GCGCAGTCTCCCGACGAGGCGGCGCTGGTATCGGCCGCCAGGAATTTTGGTTTTGTGTTCAGAGAACGCTCGCCTAATAGTATTACAATAGAAGTTATGGGGAATACAGAG GAGTATGatttgttatgtatattagattttaataatgttagaaAAAGAATGTCCGTGATATTGAGGAAGGATGGTGAAATTAGGTTATATACAAAAGGTGCTGATAATGTAATATACGAgagattaaaatcaaatcaagcAGAAGTTAAGACGAGAACACAGGAGCATTTAAAT AAATTCGCGGGCGAAGGCCTGCGCACACTAGCGCTCGCGTGGCGGCCGCTGGAGGAGCGCGGCTTCGCGGAGTGGAAGCGGCGCCACCAGGCGGCGGCGCTGGCGCTGCACGACCGCGACGAGCAACTTGACGCCATCTACGAGGAGATCGAGACTGACCTCATGTTGATGG gTGTCACTGCTATAGAAGACAAATTACAAGACGGTGTACCAGAAACGATATCGAATCTCAGTATGGCAGGAATCAAAGTCTGGGTACTTACTGGAGACAAACAag AGACTGCAATAAACATCGGGTACTCGTGCCAGCTGTTGACGGACGAGATGGCTGAAGTGTTCGTCATTGACGGACTGCTTTACGATGACGTGGAGCGGCAGTTGGCCAAATGCCGGGACTCCATCCGGGTCGTCAACACCTTTCTGCCGCACG ATACAAGGGGCGTTATCCTGAACAGTGGCAGTAACCGGTGTGTGTATGTGTCAGGTGCGGACAAGACCGGCCCGGAGGCGAACGGCGACAGCCGTCCGTCGCCGGTGCGCGCCAACGTCAAACTGAACGCGCCCGCCGTCTCCGTCGTCACTTTTAGGTGGGGACATAACACAATACCACACGACAG CAACGAGTACGTGTCAGGCGGTGGGCCGTACGCTGAGTCGCACGAGCCCACCAACGACGACACCAATGGGTTTGCGATCGTCATCAACGGACACTCGCTCGTACACTGCCTGCATCCCAAACTTGAAGACAG GTTTCTAGAGGTAGTGCTGCAGTGCCGCTCGGTGATCTGCTGCCGCGTGACGCCGCTGCAGAAGGCGATGGTGGTGGAGCTCATCAAGAAGAGCCGCAAGGCCGTCACGCTCGCCATCGGCGACGGCGCCAACGACGTCTCCATGATTAAAG CGGCGCACATCGGCGTCGGGATCTCGGGGCAGGAAGGCATGCAAGCGGTGCTGGCGTCGGACTACTCCATAGCGCAGTTCCGCTTCCTGCAGCGCCTGCTGCTGGTGCACGGCCGCTGGTCCTACTACCGCATGTGCAAGTTCCTGCGGTACTTCTTCTATAAGAACTTCGCGTTCACCGTCTGCCATTTCTGGTTCGCGTTCTTCTGCGGATTTAGTGCGCAG ACGGTGTTCGACGAGATGTTCATATCGGTGTACAACCTGTTCTACACGTCGCTGCCGGTGCTGGCGCTGGGCGTGTTCGAGCAGGACGTGGCGGACAGCACGGCGCTGCAGTTCCCCAAGCTGTACGCGCCCGGCCACACCAGCCAGCTCTTCAACAAGGCCGAGTTCATCAAGTCCACGCTGCACGGCTGCTTCACGTCGCTCGTGCTGTTCCTCATCCCTTACG GTACTTACAAAGATGGATTGGCGCCGGATGGCAAGGTCTTATCGGACCACATGTTATTAGGAAGCGTCGTAGCTACTATTTTAATCATAGATAACACGACACAG ATCGCGCTGGACACGACGTACTGGACGGTGTTCAATCACATCACGATCTGGGGCTCGCTGGTGTCGTACTTCGTGTTGGACTACTTCTACAACTACGTGATCGGCGGGCCGTACGTAGGGTCGCTCACGGTCGCACTCACGCAGCCCACCTTCTGGTTCACTGCAGTTTTAACT ATGATAATCCTGATGGTGCCGGTGGTGTCGTGGCGGCTGGCGTGGTCGTGGACGCGGCCGACGCTGGGCGAGCGTCTGCGCGCGCGCCAGCGTCGCCGCGCGCCGGCCGCGGCCCCGCGCACGCCCTccgcgcgccgcgcgcgccgctCCGTGCGCTCGGGCTACGCCTTCGCGCACCAGGAGGGCTTCGGCCGCCTCATCACGTCCGGCAAGATCATGCGCCGCATCCCGCACGCCGACGCGGCGCTGTCGGCGCTGGCGGCGCTGCCGGGCAAGTTCCACGCGCGCCCGCcctcgccgccgccgccctCGCCGCCGGAGCCGCCGCCCCACGCCCCGCTCGACGCCCCGCGCGCGCCCACGCAGAACCTCGCCACGGTCGACTTATGA
- the ATP8B gene encoding probable phospholipid-transporting ATPase IM isoform X2 — protein MCARSEAVELEVLGAEGEARVPPRPLRLSLLELLGKLVRRDQPAPPHRRARHNHRFRTFVSCDNERRIKANNREYNAQFRYANNYIKTSKYSIVTFLPLNLLEQFQRLANFYFLCLLVLQLIPAISSLTPITTAIPLIGVLSLTAIKDAYDDFQRHQNDSQVNHRRAKTLRNGKLVEEKWASVQVGDVIRLENDQFVAADILLLSSSEPNGLCYIETAELDGETNLKCRQCLPETAAMAQDDAQLGAFDGEIVCETPNNLLNKFEGTLSWREQHFSLDNDKILLRGCVLRNTSWCYGVVVFAGKDTKLMQNSGKTKFKRTSIDRLLNFLIIGIVFFLLSMCVFCTVACGIWEWLVGRYFTAYLPWDTLVPSSDPTMGAVVIAFLVFFSYAIVMNTVVPISLYVSVEVIRFAQSFLINWDEKMYYDKTGTAAKARTTTLNEELGQIQYIFSDKTGTLTQNIMTFNKCSIAGICYGDVVDEVTGETIELTEARGSRGAARRSAARARLLDAEHEQGRSTPGARKPTNGAHNTEPLDFSFNPEYEPEFKFFDSTLLEAVKRGDPEVHDFFRLLALCHTVMPEQKNGRLEYQAQSPDEAALVSAARNFGFVFRERSPNSITIEVMGNTEEYDLLCILDFNNVRKRMSVILRKDGEIRLYTKGADNVIYERLKSNQAEVKTRTQEHLNKFAGEGLRTLALAWRPLEERGFAEWKRRHQAAALALHDRDEQLDAIYEEIETDLMLMGVTAIEDKLQDGVPETISNLSMAGIKVWVLTGDKQETAINIGYSCQLLTDEMAEVFVIDGLLYDDVERQLAKCRDSIRVVNTFLPHDTRGVILNSGSNRCVYVSGADKTGPEANGDSRPSPVRANVKLNAPAVSVVTFSNEYVSGGGPYAESHEPTNDDTNGFAIVINGHSLVHCLHPKLEDRFLEVVLQCRSVICCRVTPLQKAMVVELIKKSRKAVTLAIGDGANDVSMIKAAHIGVGISGQEGMQAVLASDYSIAQFRFLQRLLLVHGRWSYYRMCKFLRYFFYKNFAFTVCHFWFAFFCGFSAQTVFDEMFISVYNLFYTSLPVLALGVFEQDVADSTALQFPKLYAPGHTSQLFNKAEFIKSTLHGCFTSLVLFLIPYGTYKDGLAPDGKVLSDHMLLGSVVATILIIDNTTQIALDTTYWTVFNHITIWGSLVSYFVLDYFYNYVIGGPYVGSLTVALTQPTFWFTAVLTMIILMVPVVSWRLAWSWTRPTLGERLRARQRRRAPAAAPRTPSARRARRSVRSGYAFAHQEGFGRLITSGKIMRRIPHADAALSALAALPGKFHARPPSPPPPSPPEPPPHAPLDAPRAPTQNLATVDL, from the exons ATGTGCGCGCGCTCCGAGGCCGTGGAGCTGGAGGTGCTGGGCGCCGAGGGCGAAGCGCGCGTGCCGCCGCGCCCCCTGCGCCTCTCGCTGCTCGAGCTCCTCGGCAAGCTGGTGCGCCGCGACCAGCCCGCACCGCCGCACCGCCGCGCCAGGCATAACCACCGATTTCGCACCTTTGTTTCTTGTG ACAATGAACGGAGAATCAAAGCTAACAACAGGGAGTACAACGCGCAGTTTCGCTACGCT AACAACTACATCAAAACATCGAAGTACTCCATCGTGACATTCCTGCCGCTGAATCTGCTCGAGCAGTTCCAGCGGCTGGCAAATTTCTACTTCCTGTGTTTGTTGGTGCTGCAGCTAATCCCGGCCATCTCGTCGCTCACGCCCATCACCACCGCCATCCCGCTCATAGGCGTGCTGTCGCTCACTGCCATCAAGGACGCGTACGACGACTTT CAACGACACCAGAACGACTCGCAAGTGAACCACCGTCGCGCGAAGACCCTGCGCAATGGCAAGCTGGTGGAGGAGAAGTGGGCGTCGGTGCAGGTCGGTGACGTCATCCGGCTGGAGAACGACCAGTTCGTGGCCGCGGATATCTTGCTGCTCAGCAGCTCAGAGCCCAACGGCTTGTGTTACATCGAGACTGCGGAGTTGGACGG GGAGACGAATTTGAAATGTCGTCAGTGCCTTCCCGAGACGGCCGCCATGGCTCAGGACGACGCACAACTGGGCGCCTTCGACGGCGAAATCGTCTGCGAGACGCCCAACAACCTACTTAATAAGTTTGAAG GGACGTTGAGCTGGCGCGAGCAGCATTTCTCGCTGGATAACGACAAGATTCTGCTGCGCGGCTGCGTGTTGCGCAACACCTCGTGGTGTTACGGCGTGGTGGTGTTCGCTGGGAAGGACACCAAGCTGATGCAGAACTCCGGCAAGACCAAGTTCAAACGCACCAGCATAGATAGGCtacttaattttcttattataggG ATAGTTTTCTTCCTCCTGTCAATGTGCGTATTCTGCACGGTGGCGTGCGGCATATGGGAGTGGCTGGTGGGGCGGTACTTCACCGCGTACCTGCCGTGGGACACGCTGGTGCCCAGCAGCGACCCCACCATGGGTGCCGTGGTCATCGCCTTCCTCGTCTTCTTCTCCTACGCCATCGTCATGAACACTGTCGTGCCTATATCGCTCTATGTGTCTGTTGAG gtaataaGATTCGCACAGAGTTTCTTAATAAATTGGGATGAGAAGATGTATTACGATAAAACTGGTACTGCGGCGAAGGCGCGGACAACAACGTTGAACGAGGAACTTG gGCAAATTCAGTACATATTCTCAGATAAAACGGGTACTCTGACACAAAACATAATGACGTTCAACAAGTGCTCGATTGCGGGCATATGTTACGGCGACGTCGTGGACGAAGTCACGGGCGAGACCATCGAACTCACAGAG GCGCGCGGCTCGCGCGGAGCGGCGCGGCGGAGCGCGGCCCGCGCGCGGCTGCTCGACGCCGAGCACGAGCAGGGCCGCAGCACGCCCGGGGCGCGCAAACCCACGAACGGAGCGCAT AACACAGAGCCTCTGGATTTCTCCTTCAACCCGGAGTACGAGCCTGAGTTCAAGTTCTTCGACTCGACTCTCCTGGAAGCGGTGAAGAGGGGGGATCCGGAAGTGCATGATTTTTTTCGTCTCCTCGCGCTTTGCCACACTGTCATGCCGGAACAGAAGAACGGGCGGTTAGAATACCAG GCGCAGTCTCCCGACGAGGCGGCGCTGGTATCGGCCGCCAGGAATTTTGGTTTTGTGTTCAGAGAACGCTCGCCTAATAGTATTACAATAGAAGTTATGGGGAATACAGAG GAGTATGatttgttatgtatattagattttaataatgttagaaAAAGAATGTCCGTGATATTGAGGAAGGATGGTGAAATTAGGTTATATACAAAAGGTGCTGATAATGTAATATACGAgagattaaaatcaaatcaagcAGAAGTTAAGACGAGAACACAGGAGCATTTAAAT AAATTCGCGGGCGAAGGCCTGCGCACACTAGCGCTCGCGTGGCGGCCGCTGGAGGAGCGCGGCTTCGCGGAGTGGAAGCGGCGCCACCAGGCGGCGGCGCTGGCGCTGCACGACCGCGACGAGCAACTTGACGCCATCTACGAGGAGATCGAGACTGACCTCATGTTGATGG gTGTCACTGCTATAGAAGACAAATTACAAGACGGTGTACCAGAAACGATATCGAATCTCAGTATGGCAGGAATCAAAGTCTGGGTACTTACTGGAGACAAACAag AGACTGCAATAAACATCGGGTACTCGTGCCAGCTGTTGACGGACGAGATGGCTGAAGTGTTCGTCATTGACGGACTGCTTTACGATGACGTGGAGCGGCAGTTGGCCAAATGCCGGGACTCCATCCGGGTCGTCAACACCTTTCTGCCGCACG ATACAAGGGGCGTTATCCTGAACAGTGGCAGTAACCGGTGTGTGTATGTGTCAGGTGCGGACAAGACCGGCCCGGAGGCGAACGGCGACAGCCGTCCGTCGCCGGTGCGCGCCAACGTCAAACTGAACGCGCCCGCCGTCTCCGTCGTCACTTTTAG CAACGAGTACGTGTCAGGCGGTGGGCCGTACGCTGAGTCGCACGAGCCCACCAACGACGACACCAATGGGTTTGCGATCGTCATCAACGGACACTCGCTCGTACACTGCCTGCATCCCAAACTTGAAGACAG GTTTCTAGAGGTAGTGCTGCAGTGCCGCTCGGTGATCTGCTGCCGCGTGACGCCGCTGCAGAAGGCGATGGTGGTGGAGCTCATCAAGAAGAGCCGCAAGGCCGTCACGCTCGCCATCGGCGACGGCGCCAACGACGTCTCCATGATTAAAG CGGCGCACATCGGCGTCGGGATCTCGGGGCAGGAAGGCATGCAAGCGGTGCTGGCGTCGGACTACTCCATAGCGCAGTTCCGCTTCCTGCAGCGCCTGCTGCTGGTGCACGGCCGCTGGTCCTACTACCGCATGTGCAAGTTCCTGCGGTACTTCTTCTATAAGAACTTCGCGTTCACCGTCTGCCATTTCTGGTTCGCGTTCTTCTGCGGATTTAGTGCGCAG ACGGTGTTCGACGAGATGTTCATATCGGTGTACAACCTGTTCTACACGTCGCTGCCGGTGCTGGCGCTGGGCGTGTTCGAGCAGGACGTGGCGGACAGCACGGCGCTGCAGTTCCCCAAGCTGTACGCGCCCGGCCACACCAGCCAGCTCTTCAACAAGGCCGAGTTCATCAAGTCCACGCTGCACGGCTGCTTCACGTCGCTCGTGCTGTTCCTCATCCCTTACG GTACTTACAAAGATGGATTGGCGCCGGATGGCAAGGTCTTATCGGACCACATGTTATTAGGAAGCGTCGTAGCTACTATTTTAATCATAGATAACACGACACAG ATCGCGCTGGACACGACGTACTGGACGGTGTTCAATCACATCACGATCTGGGGCTCGCTGGTGTCGTACTTCGTGTTGGACTACTTCTACAACTACGTGATCGGCGGGCCGTACGTAGGGTCGCTCACGGTCGCACTCACGCAGCCCACCTTCTGGTTCACTGCAGTTTTAACT ATGATAATCCTGATGGTGCCGGTGGTGTCGTGGCGGCTGGCGTGGTCGTGGACGCGGCCGACGCTGGGCGAGCGTCTGCGCGCGCGCCAGCGTCGCCGCGCGCCGGCCGCGGCCCCGCGCACGCCCTccgcgcgccgcgcgcgccgctCCGTGCGCTCGGGCTACGCCTTCGCGCACCAGGAGGGCTTCGGCCGCCTCATCACGTCCGGCAAGATCATGCGCCGCATCCCGCACGCCGACGCGGCGCTGTCGGCGCTGGCGGCGCTGCCGGGCAAGTTCCACGCGCGCCCGCcctcgccgccgccgccctCGCCGCCGGAGCCGCCGCCCCACGCCCCGCTCGACGCCCCGCGCGCGCCCACGCAGAACCTCGCCACGGTCGACTTATGA